From Candidatus Xianfuyuplasma coldseepsis:
CATCTTTCCATGCTAAATCACCACTTACTGTTGAAATATGGGCATCTTTCGCGACAACACCTGTTAGTTTCGCATCACCACTCGTTGATTTGATATGTAGTGTTTCAGTTGTAATACCGGCATATTTACCATCTCCACTAACTGTTTTTACATCAAAAGTGGTACTTTGAACTCCTTCAGGTACTCGAACGATAAATTTGACAGACTCTTTTCTCATCGAGAAATGACGTTCGCGACTATTGCGTTTTAAGGTAAAGGTTGATCCATCAAATGACGCGGTGTAATCGTCGGTGTCTTTGATGTTTTTATAATGTACTTCTATTTGATCTAAGTCATGATTCTCATATTTAATATCTTCGCTTACTAAAGCGATTTCCACGTTAAACTCTTTTGCTGTTACTGGGAATGTTTCTAATAATGTATATCCGTCCACGTTTTGTCCTCCTTTTTCAACCACGTGGGTGGCTGCGTTCTCTTTTAAATCCTGGGCTAGTTTTTCGGGATCACCAAATTTTAGATGTAATTCCTCATCGGATAAACCTTGTTCTTTAGCGGTTTCTATCATTTCTTGATGATCGTTGATGATTTCTTCAATTTCTTCTTTACTAAAGTTTCGTTTCTTCAGTTCTTTTTTCAAATCTTGCAAGAATTTCTTCATGTTTTTTTCCTCCTTTATTTAAAATCTCGTACACACCACCGATAAAGTGGTCCCATGAATCGCGTAGTTCCGCATAGTAGCGAAAGCCTTTGTCGGTTATTTTATAGTATTTGCGAGGTGCACCAACATTCGACTCTTGTAAATACGTCGTAAAGTATCCTTCTTTCGTTAGCCGGCGTAAAATCGGATATATCGTATTTTCATTGACGTCTAAATGCTGCGATATGTTGTTAATGATCATATAACCGTACATATCGTCTTGCACCAATTCAGATAACACGCAAAGTTCTATAATTCCGCGCTTAAATTGTGCATTCATATCATCATCTCCTATACCAATCATAACACACTACTGTGTCGTACACAATACCTAATTAAAAAAAAGGACTATTTTAGAACAGTCCTTTTGCTTCTCCATCTTTCGTAATGTCCATTTTTAGCGCTGCAGGTTCTTTTGGTAATCCTGGCATTGTCATCACATCACCTGTTAAAGCAACAATAAATCCAGCTCCAACAGATGGTCTAAGTTCACGAATGGTGATGGTAAATCCAGTGGGTCGACCTAGTTTTTTCGGATTATCACTTAAGCTGTACTGCGTTTTTGCCATACAAACACCTAGATGATCCCAACCTTCCCGTTTAAACTGACGTAGTTGTCGTTTTGCGGTTGTTGTAAACTCAACTCCATCTGCTCCATATACAGTTTTTGCAATGGTTTCTATTTTCGTTTCCAGTGAGTCATCTGGTGAGTACAATCGTTTGAAATGATTCTCTTTTGTATTGATTTCATATAGTACTTTCTTGGCTAAATCAACAGCACCATCTCCACCTTTCGCCCATACTTCACTACGACTGAATGGGTGATTGTGTTCTTGTAAGTAGGCTTCCAATGCTTGAATTTCAGTTTCGGTATCACTGGTAAACGCGTTAATAGCGACCACATACGGAACGCCAAAGGTTTTTATTGTCTCAATATGTTTTTCCAAATTGGTGATTCCTTGTTGCAATGCTTCTACATTTTCAAGATGTAATTCTTTTTTATTGACACCACCATGCATTTTTAACGCCCGAATAGTCGCAACAATTACAATTGCACTTGGATCAAATCCAGCTTGGAACGTTTTAATATTCAAAAACTTCTCGGCACCTAAATCAGCCCCAAATCCCGCTTCTGTTATAACGTATTTTGCTAATTTACGTCCCATATTGGTTGCAATTATACTATTACATCCATGAGCGATGTTTGCAAATGGACCTCCATGGACCAATGCTGGTGTGTTTTCCAACGTTTGAACTAAATTTGGTTTTATCGCATCTTTTAAGATTAATGCAATGGCTCCTTCTACTTGTAAATCACCCACCGTAACAGGTTTACGTTGGTAGGTATATCCAACAACAATTCGTCGAACACGGTTTTTCAAGTCTTCTAAATCACTTGCTAAACAGAGCACGGCCATGATTTCTGAAGCAACTGTGATATTGAATCCATCTTCCCTAGGTAAGCTGTTTCCCACTCCTCCTAGACCAACAACAATTTGTCGTAAAGCACGATCATTCATATCGACTGCACGCTTCCATGTAATCCGCCGTGGATCAATTTGCAACTCATTGCCTTGATGAATGTGATTGTCAATAATCGCACTAATCGCGTTGTTTGCAGTAGAGATTGCGTGAATATCTCCGGTAAAGTGAAGATTCAAATCCTCCATCGGTACAACCTGACTGTAGCCTCCACCTGCAGCTCCTCCCTTAATTCCCATAACCGGGCCAAAAGAGGGTTCTCGTAAGGCGATGATTGCATCTTCACCGATTTTGGCAAATGCCTGTCCTAACCCAACGGTAGTTGTGGACTTTCCTTCTCCAGCAGGAGTAGGGTTAATTGCCGTTACTAGAATCACTTTCCCATTATCGTGTGTAGCAAGTTTGTCCATGACATCAAGATTGATTTTCGCTTTGTATTTTCCATACAATTCAATATCGTCTTGCGATAAACCTAATGATTTGGCAATTGTGGTAATGTCCTTCATTGTAGCTTGTTGCGCAATTTGTAAATCTTTATTTTCCATCATATACCTCCTCTATTCCGTTCTTATTTTCTCACTTTTTAAAACGAAAAGCAACAAAAGCACCTAAAACGCTTACAAAATTCCTAGTAAAAAACCCGATTAAAATATAGTATAATGGATACATACCACAAAAACAGGTGATAAAAATGAAGATAGGAATCGTAGGACTTGGCTTAATTGGGGGCACATATGCAAAAGCTCTTAAACGCTATCCATATACGATTGTGGGTATGGATATCGATGAATCTGTCATCCATTATGCTCTCCAGAACAATATCATCGATATTGGAACCACGAACCCAAGCGATGTACTAGGCGATTTAGATGTCGTCTTTTTGTGCTTATATCCAAAAGCGGCTGTGTCTTTTATCCAAAAACATATCACCTCGTTTAAACGTGATGCGATTATCTCGGATGTTGTTGGCGTAAAACGATTCTTGATTGATCGATTGGATGTATACCAAAATGATGACGTTGAATTTGTCTTTGCGCATCCTATTGCAGGTCGAGAGAAAGTTGGAATAAAATACAGTGATGAAGCGATTTTCCATGATGCAAACTTTGTTATCACACCAACAAAACACAACACCTTGGAAGCGTTGAACTTAATTGAAACTTTAGCCAAACAAATGGGCTTTAAAAACGTGTCACGAATTGCCGATTATGAACACGATGACATTATTGCATATACATCGCAGTTAACCCATGCGATTGCAATTTCACTTGTGAATAGCGACACGGATAAGTACGATACCGGATTATTCATTGGTGATTCGTATAAAGACTTAACACGGATCGCTATGATTAACGAGTCCCTTTGGTCGGAATTGTTCTTAAATAATAAAGACTTCCTTTTACGTCGCATCGATGCCTTTGAAAAACAGTTGGATTTACTAAAGGATGCTTTAGCAAATAAAGATCAGGCAAAATTGGAAGAGCTAATGCGTCAATCCACGAAAAAACGAGGTGATATCAAATGAGTGATATGACCGAAATTAAGCTGTTTCCTAGTTATTTAGAAGGACCATTATCTGTACCAACATCCAAATCATTAACCCATCGTGCATTGATTTGTGCTGCACTTGCAAGAGGAAAAAGCACCATATCCAATGTCGTCTTTAGTGAAGATGTGAAGGCAACGATTGCCGCACTCCAACAAATTGGAGCGAAGTTTGAGATCGAGGATTCTACCGTTTATGTAAAGGGTGTTCGTTCGATAAGAACTCCTAGTAAAGCGATTGATTGCAACGAGTCAGGTTCAACACTTCGTTTTCTGATACCGATATTATCACTAACGAACAAACCCATTACATTCACTGGAAAACCATCTCTACTAAAACGCCCTCAATCAGTTTATCAAACTCTTTTTAAAGAAGATGGAATTCCGTTTATACATACCCCTGATGAAATAATGGTAAACGGCTCTGTTAAGGCTCGTAATTATACAATAGACGGATCGATATCATCACAATTTTTTACTGGTTTAATGTGCTCCCTACCCCTATTAAAAAAGGATTCTCACATAACCATTAAAGGTGTGCTAGAGTCCAAAGGATATATTGATTTAACGATAAACATCTTGGAACAGTTTGGAATTGAGATCCAAGAACTAGAAAACGGCTACTATATCCCCGGAAATCAAGCCTATAAGCCGTTTGATTATACGGTAGAGGGTGATTTCTCCCAAGCTGCGTTTTTCCTTGTAGGGGGAATTTTAAACGGTTCTATCACGATTGATAATTTATCTCACGAATCACTCCAGGGTGATCGGGAGATTATTGACATCATCAAACGCATGAAAGGACGTATCATATTTACGGAAAACGGCTATAGTACTACAAAATCCGAAACAAACGGAGCCACAATTGATATTTCGAATTGTCCCGATTTAGGTCCAATTGTCGCCCTACTTGGTACCTTAAGTAGAGGTACAACAACCATTGTCAATGCTTCTCGTTTACGTTTAAAAGAGTCAGATCGAATTGAATCCACGGTACATACACTACAAACACTGGGGGCAAACATCAAAACCAATGACGATGATATCATCATCTATGGAAAAGCCCAATTGGCGGGTGGTATTGTTGATTCATATAACGATCATCGCATTGCGATGATGAGCGCCATTGCCGCTTTGCGATGCGAAAATCCAGTTATACTAACACAAGCTAACGCGATACATAAAAGCTACCCCCACTTCTTTGAGGATTACGAAAAACTAGGTGGTAAATTTACCATAAAGGACTGATTATTATGTTAAAAGTTCCAGTTGTACTCCCAGGAAGAGAGTACAACATCATTATTGAACAACACTGTTTGCAACACATCAATGATTACGTTGATCCATCTCGAGAAATCGTGATTATTACCGATGACAATATTCCCAAACAATACCTCAACACAATTGCACCATTACTAGGAGATCCTTTCACTCTTTTTGTCCCTCAAGGAGAGTCCTCAAAAAGCATGGAAATGGCTCAGTTATTATGTGAAAAGATGTTGAAGGAAGGTATCACTCGTAATGCATTAATCCTTGCTCTAGGTGGTGGCATGGTTGGTGATTTGGCTGGATTTGTTGCCAGTATTTATATGCGTGGGATCGACTATATCCAGATACCAACAACGCTGTTATCTCAAATCGATTCATCCGTTGGTGGTAAAGTTGGTGTCAACGCAAGTATCATGAAAAACGCTATAGGAGCATTTAAACAACCGCAACTAGTATTAATTGATTCAACAACACTACAAACATTGGATCAACGTCAAGTAAATAGTGGTATTGCCGAAATGATTAAATACGGATTAATCGCCAGTAAATCCCTATTTAAAGCGTTATTAGAAGATGATATTCTTCCCAATATCGATAACTACATTTATGAATGTGTCTCGATAAAAAGAGATGTCGTGATTAAGGATGAGCGCGATACAGGAGTTCGACAAATATTGAACTTTGGACATACGATTGGTCACGCAATAGAACAAGCATCAAAATATCAGTTATTACACGGTGAAGCAGTCGCCATTGGTATGGTGATAATGGCTAAAAATAAGTCTTATTATAATGACTTAATACATCTACTCGCTAAATATAACCTTCCAACATCATATGAGTATGATAAAGATGAAATTTACCAGTATATAACAACCGATAAGAAAGCAACCAAAACTTCTTTGAACATAATTGTCGTTGATGAAGTGGGAAATGGCTATATTGAGCCAATTGAAATTTCCCAAATTAAAGAGAAATTGTAGGTGATTTTATGAGCTCTTTTGGACAAGTTATCCACATCAATTTGTTTGGTGAGTCACATGGGGAATCCATTGGATTGGTAATCAATAATCTCCCTGCCGGCCTTACCCTAGACAAAAAACGGATTGAGCACGCGTTATTTAAACGGCGCCCAAAATCCAATTTATCCACAGCAAGACAAGAGAAAGATCCCTATAAGATCGTTAGTGGTTACTTCAATGATAAGACCACAGGTACGCCGTTAACCATACTTATTCCAAATGAAGATACTCGATCAAGGGATTATACTCCAGAAATACTAAGACCTTCTCATGCAGATTTTACAGCAAAGGTAAAATATAATGATAGTAATGATTATCGGGGTGGCGGTCATTTTTCAGGACGCCTAACGACACCTATCGTCATTTTAGGGGCTATTTGTGAATCAATCCTCGAAGAAAAAGGTATCATTGTATCATCACACATTGCTTCCATAAAAGACATTTCCGATACGTCCTTTGCCGACATAGACATTACCGAAGATATACTTAAAAAGCTTAATCTAAGCGACTTTCCAGTTGTCAATTCAACAGTAAAAGCGAAATATGAAGCACAAATTTTAGATGCCAAGCATAACCTTGACAGTGTAGGTGGAACCATTGAGACAATGATTCACGGAATCCCTGCTGGGTATGGCTATCCCTTCTTTGACTCTGTAGAAAGTATTCTCGCTCATCTACTGTTTAGTGTTCCTGCTGTAAAAGGAGTCGAATTTGGAAAAGGATTTGCCATTACAAAGCTATTTGGTAGTGAAGCAAACGACTCCTTTATTCTAGAAAACGGCCAAATTAAGACCTCATCAAATAATAGTGGTGGAATTCAAGGCGGTATCTCAAACGGTATGCCAATCACATTCAAAGTCGCCATAAAACCCACTGCATCGATTGCGAAACCGCAAAAAACTGTAAACATTGAAACGATGGAAGAAACAACGTTGGAACTAAAGGGACGACATGATCCTGCCATTGTTCATCGTGTTATCCATGTCATCAATGCAATTACGAACTATGCTGTATTAGAACTAATACTCCGAACGGAGGGCACAAAATGGATCGGTTAAAGGCCTTACGTAGCGAGATTGATGATCTAGATCAATCCATTATGGAATTGTTAGAAAAACGAATGGACATAGCCATTGAAATTGGTAACTATAAACAATTAAAAAATATTACAGTTTTCGATTCAAGTAGAGAACAATCAATATTAGAAAAAGCGTCCACATTTAGCCATTCTCCACAAATATCAAACATCTATAAAGCAATTATGAAGGAGAGTAAATCCCTACAAAGGAAGTAGGTACTACAAATGTATGGATTACTAGGAAAAGTACTCACACACAGTTTCTCCAAAGACATCCATGAATTTTTCACGGATTGTAAATACACTCTTTTTGAAAGCGATAATCTCAAAGAGTTCTTTGAATATATACCTTTTTCTGGTATAAATGTAACCATACCCTATAAACATGACGTAATACCGTACTTAGATGAACTATCAGAAGAAGCACATGTCTTACAAGCAGTAAACACCATAATTAACAAAAGCGGAAAACTCATCGGTTACAACACCGACTATTACGGACTTGAAAAAGCCCTTAGTTATGCCAATATAACCGTTAAAAATCAAGAGATAATAATAGTGGGAAACGGCTCAACTAGTAGAACAATTGCCTATTATTGCAAACATAATTCGGCGAAAAATATCACTATTCTTGCTCGCAATCCAAAGAAAAATGAATATCATTTTACCGATGTGGATAACTTCAATTCAGCAACTATCATATTCAATGCAACACCTGTGGGTATGTTTCCAAACAATAACCACCCATTCCCAATTGACTTATCTAAGCTTCCTCATTTAACTTCAGCGGTGGATATGATTTATAATCCCTTACGCTCATCCTTATTAATTGCTGCAAAAAAGCGTAATATACAAACACTAAACGGCTTATTTATGCTAATAAGTCAAGCTGTAAAATCCATCGAATTGTTTCATGATGTGACTATTTCAGACGATGTAGTACAACAATACTACAATGATCTTCTCTTTAAAATGACAAATATTGTTCTGATTGGAATGCCGATGAGTGGTAAATCATTTTTCGCTCGAATCATTGGACAAAAATACGATAAAGATGTGATTGATTTAGATAACATGATTGAGCAAGAAAACCACATGTCTATCCAACAAATCTTTGAAAAGTATGGCGAAGCAACGTTTCGAAGTATTGAAAAAAACATAGTTTACAAATGCTCAAAAGAACATAACAAAGCGATTTCCTGTGGTGGCGGTGTCGTATTAGATCCGGACAACATTGATTATTTAAAACAAAATGGTGTCATTTTATACTTAGATATGCCACTTGATTTATTAAAGCGATGTAACCCTAGAAATCGTCCATTACTACAAAATCCTGCAAATCTAGAAAAACTCTATTATGATCGTAACGATCTATATCGTAATAGCGCTGATATCATTATTCCAAAAAACACCTTCAATAAAAACATCACTGAAGGCATTATCGAGGTGAAAATCAATGAATATTTTAATTCTTAATGGTCCTAATTTAAATATGCTTGGTATTCGTGAACCTGAAGTATATGGTTCCAAAACATACCAAGATTTAGAATCCTATCTTCACTCTTTTGAAGATAATTATCCTGTTACAATTGATGTCAAACAATCAAATCTAGAAGGACTTCTCATTGATATCTTGCATTACGCAAACGACCATTACGATGGCGTACTATTCAATGCTGGAGCCTTTACCCATTATTCCTATGCTCTTTATGATGCCATTAAATCGATTACGATTCCCGTGGTTGAAGTGCATCTCTCAGACATTACAACAAGAGAGGAATTTCGTAAAGTGTCTGTGATACGAAATGCCTGTGTTGGTAGTATAATGGGTCTTGGATTCAAAAGTTATGAAGAAGGTTTAAAATTATTATTAAAAGGTCGTGACGAACAATGATTGTTAAATTAAAGAGAAATGCAAATCAAACCGATGTAACCCATTTAAAGGAACATCTGCGTAACCAAGGTTTTGAACTACATGAAAGCATTGGTACATCCTACAGTATTTTTGGCGTGGTTGGTGACACCGCAAGTTTCGATATGCGTAGTTTATACGCCTACGAATGCGTCGAAAGTGTTGTTCGTGTTCAAGAGCCATTTAAAAAGGTAAACCGGAAGTTTACCCAAGAGGATACGATCATTGATGTGAATGGAGTACGGATAGGTGGCGACAACATTGTTGTTATGGCAGGTCCTTGTAGCGTTGAATCCAAAGAACAAGTGGATATTATCGCAAAAGCTGTAAAGGAAGCTGGCGCAAAAATACTTCGTGGTGGCGCATTTAAGCCACGTACATCACCATATTCCTACCAAGGTATGGGTGTAGAAGGTCTCCAAATCCTAAAAGAAGCTGGCGATAAATACGGGATGCCGATTATTAGCGAATTAATGAGTACGGAAAACATTGATGACTTCTTACAATACGTAGATATCATTCAAGTTGGTGCACGTAATATGCAGAACTTTCACTTACTAAAAGAACTCGGTAAACTAGATAAACCAATTCTGTTAAAGCGTGGTTTCTCCAACACCATTGAAGAATGGCTAATGAGCGCAGAATATATCATGGCCGGTGGAAACAATAACGTCATTTTATGTGAACGTGGAATCCGTACATTTGAACCATATACCCGAAATACACTCGATATCTCCACAATCCCCGTAGTCAAGAAACTAAGCCATTTACCAGTTATTATTGATCCGTCACACGCAGCTGGAAAATGGGACTATGTAGAAAGTCTATCACTCGCAAGTATTGCCGCAGGAGCTGATGGATTAATAATTGAAGTTCATCACGATCCCGAACACGCGATGAGTGATGGAGCCCAATCCTTAAAACCAAAGAAATTTGAAGAACTAATGACAAAAGCAGAAACAGTAAGTTCTGCGGTAGGAAAAACACTGGAACGTTAAAAAAAAAGCGAATATCGCTTTTTTTTATTTCATTATATCCTCTAATACAACCGTTTGGGTTCGATCAGGACCAACACTAAACATAACAATTGGTACACCTACTAACTCACTAATGACATTCAAATAGTGTTGTGCATTGTCTGGTAAATCGCTGAATAGAGTCGTTTTTGTAATATCTTCTTTCCATCCTGAAACCGATATATATATTGGTTTACAACGGCTAAAATCATCAATACTTGCGGGGATATAATCAATGTGTTGTCCATCTAATTCATATTCGGTACAAATGTGTAATGTATCAATACCTGTTAATACATCCAGTAGCATAACACTTAGTCCTGTAAGACCTGATACTCGCTTCGTATGGCGCAAAACAACGGTATCCAACCATCCAATACGACGAGGTCTACCAGTGGTTGTTCCGTATTCGTGCCCTACTTCTCGTATTTGATGGGCAATGTCATCATCAAACTCGGTAGCGAAATATCCTGAACCAACACGAGTTGAATAGGCTTTTGTAACCCCTATTACATCGGTAATGTATTGTGGGGAAACCCCTGTATTAAGCGGTACAGACGCAGCAGTTGGACTACTTGATGTAACGTAAGGATAGGTTCCGTGATCGATACATAATAATGCACCTTGTGCTCCTTCAAAGAGCACTTTTTTATTGTCTTCAAACGCTTTGTTTAGTAATAATCCTGTATCGGTAACATACGGTTTTAGTGCTTCCGCATAATCACAATATTCTTCATATATTTTCTGGACATCAAAAGATTCTTTCCCAAACGCTTGAAAAACAGTGTTGTAAAAAGCCACGTGGTCCTTTAACTTATCGTAAAATACTGTTTTATTAACAAAATCACAAACACGAATTCCCATCCGAGAGTATTTATCGGTATAGGTAGGCCCAATACCCTTCTTGGTTGTTCCTACTTTCTTCTCTGGTGACTTAATATCCTCAAGTAAAGCATCCATTTCAATATGATATGGCATTACAACATGAGCACGATCACTTATCGCTAGTTGGAAGTTTGTAATACCTCCTTGTTGCAA
This genomic window contains:
- a CDS encoding DUF4097 family beta strand repeat-containing protein, whose protein sequence is MKKFLQDLKKELKKRNFSKEEIEEIINDHQEMIETAKEQGLSDEELHLKFGDPEKLAQDLKENAATHVVEKGGQNVDGYTLLETFPVTAKEFNVEIALVSEDIKYENHDLDQIEVHYKNIKDTDDYTASFDGSTFTLKRNSRERHFSMRKESVKFIVRVPEGVQSTTFDVKTVSGDGKYAGITTETLHIKSTSGDAKLTGVVAKDAHISTVSGDLAWKDVTLESCNVSMVSGDVHMLHAAISGDLNTNTVSGDLKLEETTCDNLILKTVSGDCKGKEFYPKTVSLRSVSGDIKIENQKQTNIQVLKQKTLSGKVKIK
- the aroQ gene encoding type II 3-dehydroquinate dehydratase, which produces MNILILNGPNLNMLGIREPEVYGSKTYQDLESYLHSFEDNYPVTIDVKQSNLEGLLIDILHYANDHYDGVLFNAGAFTHYSYALYDAIKSITIPVVEVHLSDITTREEFRKVSVIRNACVGSIMGLGFKSYEEGLKLLLKGRDEQ
- the aroC gene encoding chorismate synthase; the protein is MSSFGQVIHINLFGESHGESIGLVINNLPAGLTLDKKRIEHALFKRRPKSNLSTARQEKDPYKIVSGYFNDKTTGTPLTILIPNEDTRSRDYTPEILRPSHADFTAKVKYNDSNDYRGGGHFSGRLTTPIVILGAICESILEEKGIIVSSHIASIKDISDTSFADIDITEDILKKLNLSDFPVVNSTVKAKYEAQILDAKHNLDSVGGTIETMIHGIPAGYGYPFFDSVESILAHLLFSVPAVKGVEFGKGFAITKLFGSEANDSFILENGQIKTSSNNSGGIQGGISNGMPITFKVAIKPTASIAKPQKTVNIETMEETTLELKGRHDPAIVHRVIHVINAITNYAVLELILRTEGTKWIG
- the aroF gene encoding 3-deoxy-7-phosphoheptulonate synthase — translated: MIVKLKRNANQTDVTHLKEHLRNQGFELHESIGTSYSIFGVVGDTASFDMRSLYAYECVESVVRVQEPFKKVNRKFTQEDTIIDVNGVRIGGDNIVVMAGPCSVESKEQVDIIAKAVKEAGAKILRGGAFKPRTSPYSYQGMGVEGLQILKEAGDKYGMPIISELMSTENIDDFLQYVDIIQVGARNMQNFHLLKELGKLDKPILLKRGFSNTIEEWLMSAEYIMAGGNNNVILCERGIRTFEPYTRNTLDISTIPVVKKLSHLPVIIDPSHAAGKWDYVESLSLASIAAGADGLIIEVHHDPEHAMSDGAQSLKPKKFEELMTKAETVSSAVGKTLER
- a CDS encoding prephenate dehydrogenase, with the translated sequence MKIGIVGLGLIGGTYAKALKRYPYTIVGMDIDESVIHYALQNNIIDIGTTNPSDVLGDLDVVFLCLYPKAAVSFIQKHITSFKRDAIISDVVGVKRFLIDRLDVYQNDDVEFVFAHPIAGREKVGIKYSDEAIFHDANFVITPTKHNTLEALNLIETLAKQMGFKNVSRIADYEHDDIIAYTSQLTHAIAISLVNSDTDKYDTGLFIGDSYKDLTRIAMINESLWSELFLNNKDFLLRRIDAFEKQLDLLKDALANKDQAKLEELMRQSTKKRGDIK
- the aroB gene encoding 3-dehydroquinate synthase — its product is MLKVPVVLPGREYNIIIEQHCLQHINDYVDPSREIVIITDDNIPKQYLNTIAPLLGDPFTLFVPQGESSKSMEMAQLLCEKMLKEGITRNALILALGGGMVGDLAGFVASIYMRGIDYIQIPTTLLSQIDSSVGGKVGVNASIMKNAIGAFKQPQLVLIDSTTLQTLDQRQVNSGIAEMIKYGLIASKSLFKALLEDDILPNIDNYIYECVSIKRDVVIKDERDTGVRQILNFGHTIGHAIEQASKYQLLHGEAVAIGMVIMAKNKSYYNDLIHLLAKYNLPTSYEYDKDEIYQYITTDKKATKTSLNIIVVDEVGNGYIEPIEISQIKEKL
- a CDS encoding PadR family transcriptional regulator produces the protein MNAQFKRGIIELCVLSELVQDDMYGYMIINNISQHLDVNENTIYPILRRLTKEGYFTTYLQESNVGAPRKYYKITDKGFRYYAELRDSWDHFIGGVYEILNKGGKKHEEILARFEKRTEETKL
- a CDS encoding formate--tetrahydrofolate ligase, which gives rise to MENKDLQIAQQATMKDITTIAKSLGLSQDDIELYGKYKAKINLDVMDKLATHDNGKVILVTAINPTPAGEGKSTTTVGLGQAFAKIGEDAIIALREPSFGPVMGIKGGAAGGGYSQVVPMEDLNLHFTGDIHAISTANNAISAIIDNHIHQGNELQIDPRRITWKRAVDMNDRALRQIVVGLGGVGNSLPREDGFNITVASEIMAVLCLASDLEDLKNRVRRIVVGYTYQRKPVTVGDLQVEGAIALILKDAIKPNLVQTLENTPALVHGGPFANIAHGCNSIIATNMGRKLAKYVITEAGFGADLGAEKFLNIKTFQAGFDPSAIVIVATIRALKMHGGVNKKELHLENVEALQQGITNLEKHIETIKTFGVPYVVAINAFTSDTETEIQALEAYLQEHNHPFSRSEVWAKGGDGAVDLAKKVLYEINTKENHFKRLYSPDDSLETKIETIAKTVYGADGVEFTTTAKRQLRQFKREGWDHLGVCMAKTQYSLSDNPKKLGRPTGFTITIRELRPSVGAGFIVALTGDVMTMPGLPKEPAALKMDITKDGEAKGLF
- a CDS encoding adenylosuccinate synthase, with amino-acid sequence MKGVVVVGTQWGDEGKGKVTDFLAEQADVVVRFQGGNNAGHTIVFDGEKYALHLIPSGIFREDAINILANGMVINPKAALEELKMLQQGGITNFQLAISDRAHVVMPYHIEMDALLEDIKSPEKKVGTTKKGIGPTYTDKYSRMGIRVCDFVNKTVFYDKLKDHVAFYNTVFQAFGKESFDVQKIYEEYCDYAEALKPYVTDTGLLLNKAFEDNKKVLFEGAQGALLCIDHGTYPYVTSSSPTAASVPLNTGVSPQYITDVIGVTKAYSTRVGSGYFATEFDDDIAHQIREVGHEYGTTTGRPRRIGWLDTVVLRHTKRVSGLTGLSVMLLDVLTGIDTLHICTEYELDGQHIDYIPASIDDFSRCKPIYISVSGWKEDITKTTLFSDLPDNAQHYLNVISELVGVPIVMFSVGPDRTQTVVLEDIMK
- a CDS encoding shikimate kinase, which gives rise to MYGLLGKVLTHSFSKDIHEFFTDCKYTLFESDNLKEFFEYIPFSGINVTIPYKHDVIPYLDELSEEAHVLQAVNTIINKSGKLIGYNTDYYGLEKALSYANITVKNQEIIIVGNGSTSRTIAYYCKHNSAKNITILARNPKKNEYHFTDVDNFNSATIIFNATPVGMFPNNNHPFPIDLSKLPHLTSAVDMIYNPLRSSLLIAAKKRNIQTLNGLFMLISQAVKSIELFHDVTISDDVVQQYYNDLLFKMTNIVLIGMPMSGKSFFARIIGQKYDKDVIDLDNMIEQENHMSIQQIFEKYGEATFRSIEKNIVYKCSKEHNKAISCGGGVVLDPDNIDYLKQNGVILYLDMPLDLLKRCNPRNRPLLQNPANLEKLYYDRNDLYRNSADIIIPKNTFNKNITEGIIEVKINEYFNS
- the aroA gene encoding 3-phosphoshikimate 1-carboxyvinyltransferase; this translates as MSDMTEIKLFPSYLEGPLSVPTSKSLTHRALICAALARGKSTISNVVFSEDVKATIAALQQIGAKFEIEDSTVYVKGVRSIRTPSKAIDCNESGSTLRFLIPILSLTNKPITFTGKPSLLKRPQSVYQTLFKEDGIPFIHTPDEIMVNGSVKARNYTIDGSISSQFFTGLMCSLPLLKKDSHITIKGVLESKGYIDLTINILEQFGIEIQELENGYYIPGNQAYKPFDYTVEGDFSQAAFFLVGGILNGSITIDNLSHESLQGDREIIDIIKRMKGRIIFTENGYSTTKSETNGATIDISNCPDLGPIVALLGTLSRGTTTIVNASRLRLKESDRIESTVHTLQTLGANIKTNDDDIIIYGKAQLAGGIVDSYNDHRIAMMSAIAALRCENPVILTQANAIHKSYPHFFEDYEKLGGKFTIKD
- a CDS encoding chorismate mutase; its protein translation is MDRLKALRSEIDDLDQSIMELLEKRMDIAIEIGNYKQLKNITVFDSSREQSILEKASTFSHSPQISNIYKAIMKESKSLQRK